The region CACGGCGCGCAGGACTTCCAGGCTGCTGGACAGGTGCAGGTCATCTACCAGTTTGATCTCGCCGTCCAGGCCCACCGGGTGGTGATACAGGCACCAGCCAAGGGTGGGATCGACCGGGCCACCCAGCCATGCCCGCCGGTTCTGACCGGCCGCGTCTGCCATCAGTTCTGCCACTGTCTGTGGCGTGGGAGCATTCACGATCAGGCCCATAGCGCCCTTGCGGTCGTGTTCCAGCAGCAGAATCACGGTCCCCTCGAACACCTCGCCCTGCAGGTGCGGGCTGGCTACCAGGAAAGTCAACGGTGCAGACATTGGGTTCAGGATAACGGCCCGCAGGCCCAATAACAGGAAAAACCCCCACCGTTAACGGATGGGGGCATTTGCAAAAAGCTGCAGTGAAGGTCAGGCGTGGGCGCCACCGGCACCGGCGCGGCGGCTGCTCTTGCGTTTGCCGGTGGCTGCTGGAACCGTGGCACTGCCGTCACGGGG is a window of Deinococcus deserti VCD115 DNA encoding:
- a CDS encoding YqgE/AlgH family protein, which translates into the protein MSAPLTFLVASPHLQGEVFEGTVILLLEHDRKGAMGLIVNAPTPQTVAELMADAAGQNRRAWLGGPVDPTLGWCLYHHPVGLDGEIKLVDDLHLSSSLEVLRAVMASDQEYMLILGYAGWTAGQLEEEARAGAWVWVEQSTPELLWEVPAPQRWAEALKRLGVTPGTLMPGGAQA